ACGCGGTGTTGGCCAAGGCGGCCTGTTGAGCGGTGAAGGTAGGCTTAGGCTCTGTCATCGCCGTGCTCGCGGTTCGGCCGGTCACTCTACCCATCTGAGAGAAGACCGGTGCTCATGTCCAACGCCATGAACCTGTGTGACCAACCCGCAGCGGCGACCATCGGGGCCATGACCGCTTCGCGCGCGCGCCTGAGTGCGCAAAGTGTCGGCTCACGCCCCGCCATCGACGAGGCCCATGAGAGCACCATGTCTTCTGCATGGCCGATCACGACCTCAAACCCGGCGCCCGCATCAATTGCCCGCAGTGCGGGGCGCTTCACGAAGCCACTGCGTACGGCATGATCGAGAACCGTGACGACGCCCGCTGTCGTGTCTGCCGGGCCAACCTGACGCACTGGCCGCAGTATGTCGGCCTCCGGCTTGTCGATCAGGACGAGATCACGCCTACCCGTACAGCCTGACCAGCCGCGCCAGCTTCCAGAGCCCCTGCAGATCGGCCTTCGCACGCCTCGTGGCCGCTCGCATCTCCCGTGTCTGCGCTGCCACCGCGCGCCGCTCCGCGATGTAGCCGGCCGAGTGCCGGCCATGCGTCAGGTTCGATGCCTTGGATCGCGCCAGCCCTTCCGCCGTCATGGGGCCGCGGCTGCCGCCACCATGCATCCGGCACCGCCCGTTCGGCATCGCCGGGCCCTTGCACGGGCACCCGGATCGGGTTTTTGCCCCGCATCGAGCCGCCGCCTGCGCCCGAATTAATGACTCCCGCCAGTCAGGCACGAAGCGGGGTGCTTGGGGTTCGTCCTCGCTTTTGAATAAAGCCCCCATTTAGACACCCGCCCGCTTTCGCCGGGACACCCCCGTGTGGCCGCCGATTACAGCCTGTCCCCCGGCCTCGACACGGTTGTGCTGCACGATGACAACCTGTCTCCCACCGCTCCGGACCTTCTGCAGCGTCAGCAGCCCGGCTTGGTAGGCGCTGCTGGCCCGCATGGCCGCACCGATCAAGCGCGCGCCCTCGACACAGGCCGCCTGCCCGGCCGAGCCATAGGTCTTGCCCGCG
The sequence above is drawn from the Methylobacterium mesophilicum SR1.6/6 genome and encodes:
- a CDS encoding HGGxSTG domain-containing protein, which translates into the protein MGALFKSEDEPQAPRFVPDWRESLIRAQAAARCGAKTRSGCPCKGPAMPNGRCRMHGGGSRGPMTAEGLARSKASNLTHGRHSAGYIAERRAVAAQTREMRAATRRAKADLQGLWKLARLVRLYG